The Cataglyphis hispanica isolate Lineage 1 chromosome 5, ULB_Chis1_1.0, whole genome shotgun sequence genome has a segment encoding these proteins:
- the LOC126849521 gene encoding blood vessel epicardial substance-like, with product MVMARVTRPRQKMANTTDSPATAGGSLLSSSTTTPFTTSSTSAATYSSEGYTLNYSGLPSLGGYSLDDLNYTELWLDVWNGTEVNNITERLNATVLIPGGYCDEWEAAQHKLFQAANLFFAAAFLVPRSFKASVLALRTFLTAGFMLAALWAGITICALDAMLWCLALGLLNGIHSLILACRFLPPALSPELAELYLKLFKPYKVSKKHFQELAKEARILKLDSDQTYATEGVTQADKRLSILLRGKLKVTCDGTHLHYIRAYQFVDSPEWEAMHENDADVFQVTIRAEEPSTYICWTRMKLLRVLRHRPLLKVVLNTLIGKDITSKLYALNEQLAGVATASENATSNPYRGVTRSASVDAVNTETAGKVRSTTWKTQRRYSNPRNDRNSSAGYSHQYWAPVVANHFPATSPFIQSQNLGYSLLPQSVQFSPPPPRAAALSHPPVTRQRSGGAGGDYTLLPQTPKLERKRSKKGTREVTFETPV from the exons ATGGTGATGGCACGTGTCACGCGCCCTCGACAAAAAATGGCGAACACGACTGACTCACCCGCGACGGCCGGCGGCAGCCTCCTTTCGTCCTCGACGACGACGCCGTTCACCACCTCGTCGACATCGGCGGCGACCTACTCGAGTGAGGGTTACACCCTCAATTATAGCGGTCTGCCCAGTCTGGGCGGCTACTCGTTGGACGATCTTAACTACACGGAACTCTGGCTGGACGTCTGGAACGGCACCGAGGTCAATAACATCACTGAAAGGCTGAATGCGACAGTGTTAATACCGGGTGGTTACTGCGACGAATGGGAGGCTGCTCAGCACAAGCTCTTCCAG gcagcaaatttattttttgcggcTGCGTTTCTGGTGCCGCGCTCGTTCAAAGCTTCCGTCTTAGCTCTTCGCACATTTCTCACGGCGGGCTTTATGTTAGCGGCTCTCTGGGCCGGAATCACTATATGCGCCCTGGACGCTATGTTGTGGTGCTTGGCCCTCGGTCTGCTGAACGGTATTCACTCTCTGATACTCGCCTGTCGATTCCTACCTCCGGCTCTCAGCCCCGAATTAGCCGAGCTCTATCTGAAGCTTTTCAAGCCCTATAAGGTCAGCAAAAAACACTTCCAGGAGCTGGCGAAAGAGGCGAGAATACTCAAACTGGATTCCGATCAGACGTACGCGACGGAAGGAGTCACGCAGGCAGATAAAAGGCTATCCATTCTTTTACGTGGAAA ACTGAAGGTAACTTGCGACGGAACACACTTGCATTATATCAGAGCTTACCAGTTCGTCGACTCACCCGAATGGGAGGCCATGCACGAAAACGACGCCGACGTCTTCCAGGTGACAATACGAGCCGAGGAGCCTAGCACTTACATATGTTGGACGAGAATGAAGTTGCTCAGGGTGCTCCGGCACAGGCCGCTGCTCAAGGTCGTTCTCAACACCCTCATCGGTAAGGACATTACGTCCAAATTGTACGCCCTTAACGAGCAGCTCGCTGGTGTCGCGACCGCCAGTGAGAACGCCACGTCGAATCCTTACAGGGGGGTCACGAGGAGCGCCAGCGTCGACGCCGTTAACACGGAAACCGCCGGAAAGGTTCGATCGACGACCTGGAAGACGCAGAGGCGGTACAGCAATCCGCGTAATGACA GGAATTCCTCAGCTGGGTATTCGCATCAATATTGGGCGCCGGTGGTTGCCAACCACTTTCCGGCGACTTCGCCGTTTATTCAGAGCCAAAATCTCGGCTACTCGTTACTGCCGCAGAGTGTCCAATTCTCGCCGCCGCCTCCGCGAGCAGCCGCGCTATCTCATCCCCCTGTGACGCGACAGCGTAGCGGGGGTGCTGGCGGCGATTACACCCTGCTACCTCAGACACCGAAGCTCGAGAGGAAACGATCGAAAAAAGGGACTAGAGAG GTGACCTTCGAGACACCGGTATGA
- the LOC126849541 gene encoding uncharacterized protein LOC126849541: MKMQLSLIIVLFALILEFVEFSETYKIIRPYKFYNRHPWRPPRWHPLPKPRKHYHSTKKQPPKYHSYEPDYNRYAPHHEDSADTFDDDKPYVVIIQFPQKNEKKKHRSHQRQHIIDSPRDIDYIDDDDDNDELKVYELNDKGVQIKINH, encoded by the exons ATGAAAATGCAg CTATCTTTGATTATTGTACTTTTTGCCTTAATATTGGAATTCGTGGAATTTAGTGAAacctataaaattataagaccatataaattttacaatcgcCATCCATGGCGACCACCACGATGGCATCCGCTTCCAAAACCCCGGAAACACTATCATTCCACAAAAAAACAACCGCCTAAATATCACTCTTACGAACCAGACTATAACAG atatgcaCCGCATCATGAGGATTCAGCAGATACATTTGACGATGACAAACCTTATGTCGTAATCATACAATTTccacaaaaaaatgaaaagaagaagCATCGCTCTCATCAGCGTCAACATATTATAGATTCTCCGCgagatattgattatattgacgacgatgacgacaatGATGAATTGAAAGTATATGAGTTGAATGACAAAGgagtgcaaataaaaataaaccacTAA
- the LOC126849538 gene encoding uncharacterized protein LOC126849538 isoform X1 — protein MDISMSLCPRRRFRITPMRALAAFFLMVVLFWYNLSRQEIPQQPCSVPEEFTEKLHDLAYRAHLVLSKLGIVHFLCLGGLWGQVRIGRALPWARKVELCLVDTLRDDVLITKAFREDGLSATYLHAAGIYRIQEHEVGEDAPKVEVVVFEEDAVTQMVRRVGWTRRVLPPDCEFSPSLQCFPPQLVIPPLPAKQFGNRLMPVPREGIELQKYHYPNDWWLEIKPTDCTEPQETNV, from the exons ATG GATATCAGCATGAGTCTCTGCCCACGGAGACGCTTTCGCATCACTCCTATGCGAGCTCTAGCAGCGTTCTTTTTAATGGTCGTGCTCTTCTGGTATAACCTCAGTCGGCAAGAGATTCCACAGCAGCCGTGTAGCGTGCCCGAAGAATTTACCGAGAAATTACATGATCTCGCTTACAG GGCTCATTTGGTTCTCTCTAAGTTGGGCATCGTTCACTTTCTCTGCCTGGGCGGCCTTTGGGGTCAAGTTCGCATAGGCCGTGCATTGCCGTGGGCTCGCAAAGTGGAGCTATGCTTGGTGGATACTCTCCGCGACGATGTCTTGATCACGAAGGCCTTTCGAGAGGACGGTCTGAGTGCAACCTATCTTCATGCAGCGGGAATTTACAGGATACAGGAGCACGAGGTCGGCGAAGATGCACCCAAAGTCGAAGTGGTTGTTTTCGAGGAAGACGCAGTG ACACAGATGGTGAGAAGGGTCGGCTGGACCAGAAGGGTCTTGCCTCCGGATTGCGAGTTCTCGCCGAGTCTACAGTGTTTTCCACCGCAATTAGTAATACCGCCCTTACCGGCGAAACAATTTGGCAACCGACTGATGCCGGTGCCACGAGAAGGAATAGAATTACAAAAGTATCATTATCCCAACGACTGGTGGCTAGAGATCAAGCCCACTGATTGTACTGAGCCCCAAGAGACGAATGTATAA
- the LOC126849538 gene encoding uncharacterized protein LOC126849538 isoform X2 codes for MSLCPRRRFRITPMRALAAFFLMVVLFWYNLSRQEIPQQPCSVPEEFTEKLHDLAYRAHLVLSKLGIVHFLCLGGLWGQVRIGRALPWARKVELCLVDTLRDDVLITKAFREDGLSATYLHAAGIYRIQEHEVGEDAPKVEVVVFEEDAVTQMVRRVGWTRRVLPPDCEFSPSLQCFPPQLVIPPLPAKQFGNRLMPVPREGIELQKYHYPNDWWLEIKPTDCTEPQETNV; via the exons ATGAGTCTCTGCCCACGGAGACGCTTTCGCATCACTCCTATGCGAGCTCTAGCAGCGTTCTTTTTAATGGTCGTGCTCTTCTGGTATAACCTCAGTCGGCAAGAGATTCCACAGCAGCCGTGTAGCGTGCCCGAAGAATTTACCGAGAAATTACATGATCTCGCTTACAG GGCTCATTTGGTTCTCTCTAAGTTGGGCATCGTTCACTTTCTCTGCCTGGGCGGCCTTTGGGGTCAAGTTCGCATAGGCCGTGCATTGCCGTGGGCTCGCAAAGTGGAGCTATGCTTGGTGGATACTCTCCGCGACGATGTCTTGATCACGAAGGCCTTTCGAGAGGACGGTCTGAGTGCAACCTATCTTCATGCAGCGGGAATTTACAGGATACAGGAGCACGAGGTCGGCGAAGATGCACCCAAAGTCGAAGTGGTTGTTTTCGAGGAAGACGCAGTG ACACAGATGGTGAGAAGGGTCGGCTGGACCAGAAGGGTCTTGCCTCCGGATTGCGAGTTCTCGCCGAGTCTACAGTGTTTTCCACCGCAATTAGTAATACCGCCCTTACCGGCGAAACAATTTGGCAACCGACTGATGCCGGTGCCACGAGAAGGAATAGAATTACAAAAGTATCATTATCCCAACGACTGGTGGCTAGAGATCAAGCCCACTGATTGTACTGAGCCCCAAGAGACGAATGTATAA